The Actinomadura sp. WMMB 499 genome includes a window with the following:
- a CDS encoding alpha/beta fold hydrolase produces MATFVLIPGAGGRAWYWHRLVPELRGHDVVAVDLPADDDSADLSEYADVVAAAIGDRTDVVLVAQSMGGLTAPLVCTRVPVDLLVLVNAMVPVPGETGSAWWGNTGQPQAMAEAAVREGRSPSDELDPMEIFFHDLPPDVVAEAVRGDPPQSSTPFTEPWPLSRWPDTPTVFLQSRDDRLFPLEWQRRIVRERLGIPVEALPGGHLVALGHPRELAERLTRVLP; encoded by the coding sequence ATGGCGACCTTCGTTCTGATCCCCGGAGCGGGCGGGCGCGCCTGGTACTGGCACCGGCTGGTACCCGAACTGCGTGGGCACGACGTGGTCGCCGTGGATCTGCCGGCCGACGACGATTCCGCCGACCTGAGCGAGTACGCCGACGTCGTCGCCGCCGCGATCGGCGATCGGACCGACGTGGTGCTGGTCGCGCAGTCGATGGGCGGGCTGACGGCGCCGCTGGTGTGCACGAGGGTGCCGGTGGATCTGCTCGTCCTGGTCAACGCCATGGTCCCGGTCCCCGGGGAGACCGGCAGTGCGTGGTGGGGCAACACCGGGCAGCCGCAGGCGATGGCCGAGGCGGCGGTGCGGGAGGGGCGGTCCCCGTCCGATGAACTGGATCCGATGGAGATCTTCTTTCACGACCTTCCGCCGGACGTGGTCGCCGAGGCCGTGCGGGGCGATCCGCCGCAGTCGTCCACGCCGTTCACGGAGCCGTGGCCGCTGAGCCGGTGGCCGGACACGCCGACGGTGTTCCTGCAGAGCCGGGACGACCGGCTGTTCCCGCTGGAATGGCAGCGCCGGATCGTCAGGGAACGGCTGGGGATCCCCGTCGAGGCCCTGCCCGGTGGCCATCTGGTGGCGCTCGGGCATCCGCGGGAACTCGCGGAGCGGCTGACGCGGGTCCTGCCCTAA
- a CDS encoding DUF4291 domain-containing protein has translation MTDSLRQIRAECDRESITVYQAYRPDIGVPAVRSQTFVEPFSRGRMTWIKPSFLWLMARSNWARKAGQEMVLAVRISRAGWEEALAKAVPTHADRRVFRDSEEWRRCFATAAVHVQWDPERSLRGQKLEQRSIQVGLSRHVIDDYVDEWIFGIEDRTPLVRRIHRLVQDGKTSQARTLLPPERLYSLDPALAKGIGAT, from the coding sequence ATGACAGATTCCCTCCGGCAGATCCGGGCTGAATGCGACCGTGAATCGATCACCGTTTATCAGGCGTACCGGCCGGATATCGGCGTGCCCGCGGTCCGGAGCCAGACCTTTGTGGAGCCCTTCTCGCGAGGTCGGATGACCTGGATAAAACCGTCCTTCCTCTGGTTGATGGCCCGAAGCAACTGGGCGCGCAAAGCGGGCCAGGAGATGGTTCTCGCCGTGCGCATCAGTCGCGCCGGCTGGGAGGAGGCCCTGGCAAAGGCGGTTCCCACGCACGCGGACCGCCGTGTCTTCCGCGACTCCGAGGAGTGGCGCCGCTGCTTCGCGACAGCCGCCGTCCATGTCCAGTGGGACCCGGAGCGTTCCCTGCGCGGACAGAAACTCGAGCAGCGCAGCATCCAGGTGGGGCTGAGCCGTCACGTGATCGACGATTACGTGGATGAGTGGATCTTCGGAATCGAAGACCGTACCCCACTCGTCCGCCGCATCCATCGCCTCGTCCAGGACGGCAAGACATCGCAGGCGCGCACACTGCTTCCCCCCGAACGTCTTTACTCCCTGGATCCCGCACTGGCAAAGGGCATCGGCGCAACTTGA
- a CDS encoding TetR/AcrR family transcriptional regulator — protein sequence MPADRPPRRADARRNRERVMRAALEAFAADGRLVPLDEIARRAGVGAGTVYRNFATKEALFEAVVSDRIGAIVEEARALGAADDPGVVFYDFLTRVVEAAMVNHALCEALMDEGAGLSNGECADAAFTAALDVLLRRAIEAGAVRPDVDVHDVRTLVSGCMVMERVRRSAVPPRRGTALALDALRPHNVTKQRDETPVSRNDGSCEVCGAPLGTARTGRPARYCGPACRQKAHRRRTARA from the coding sequence GTGCCCGCCGACCGACCGCCCAGGCGCGCGGACGCCCGCCGGAACCGCGAACGCGTCATGAGAGCCGCGCTGGAGGCGTTCGCCGCGGACGGACGGCTCGTCCCGCTCGACGAGATCGCGCGCCGCGCGGGCGTCGGCGCGGGCACCGTCTACCGGAACTTCGCCACCAAGGAGGCCCTGTTCGAGGCCGTGGTGTCGGACCGGATCGGGGCCATCGTGGAGGAGGCCCGGGCGCTCGGCGCCGCGGACGATCCCGGAGTGGTGTTCTACGACTTCCTGACCCGCGTCGTGGAGGCCGCGATGGTCAACCACGCGCTCTGCGAGGCCCTCATGGACGAGGGGGCCGGGCTGTCGAACGGGGAGTGCGCGGACGCCGCGTTCACGGCGGCGCTGGACGTCCTGCTCCGCAGGGCGATCGAGGCCGGGGCCGTCCGTCCGGACGTGGACGTCCACGATGTGCGGACGCTGGTGAGCGGCTGCATGGTCATGGAACGGGTGCGCCGCAGCGCCGTTCCGCCCCGCCGCGGCACGGCCCTGGCCCTCGACGCGCTCCGACCCCATAACGTAACGAAACAGCGTGACGAAACGCCGGTGTCACGAAACGACGGCTCGTGCGAGGTCTGCGGCGCGCCTCTGGGCACCGCGCGAACCGGCCGTCCCGCGCGCTACTGCGGGCCGGCCTGCCGGCAGAAAGCCCACCGCCGCCGTACCGCCCGCGCTTAG
- a CDS encoding TIGR03620 family F420-dependent LLM class oxidoreductase, protein MTTTVDETRRRLGRIGAVLMTPIAPAGEWRRAAKRVEDAGYGAIWTNEAIGGREVFTQLAVMLAATDGIVLGSSIANLWARHPAAMQGAASVLADAYPGRLALGVGVSMPAMVEQSGQRWANPMARMREYLDGMDAAVDAAPAPEVPFPRLLAALGPKMQELARERADGALPAAMPVEHTRRVRERIGGGKLVVALQPAILETDPAAARETARSTGLLSMPGSPYIRSLTELGYTEADLEDGGSDEVLDACFARGGEESIARRVRAHLDAGADHVAVSVLAPDLASAAGLYERLAPALRDA, encoded by the coding sequence ATGACGACGACGGTGGACGAGACGCGGCGGCGGCTGGGACGGATCGGCGCGGTGCTCATGACTCCCATCGCACCGGCCGGCGAATGGCGGCGGGCCGCGAAGCGGGTGGAGGACGCGGGGTACGGGGCGATCTGGACGAACGAGGCCATCGGGGGCCGGGAGGTGTTCACGCAGCTCGCCGTGATGCTCGCGGCCACCGACGGGATCGTGCTCGGGTCCTCGATCGCCAACCTCTGGGCGCGGCATCCCGCCGCGATGCAGGGCGCGGCGTCCGTCCTCGCGGACGCGTACCCGGGACGCCTCGCGCTCGGCGTGGGCGTCAGCATGCCCGCGATGGTCGAGCAGAGCGGGCAGCGGTGGGCGAACCCCATGGCGCGGATGCGCGAGTACCTGGACGGGATGGACGCCGCCGTGGACGCGGCGCCCGCGCCGGAGGTCCCCTTCCCCCGGCTCCTGGCCGCGCTCGGGCCGAAGATGCAGGAACTCGCCCGGGAGCGCGCCGACGGCGCGCTGCCCGCGGCGATGCCCGTCGAGCACACCCGGCGCGTACGGGAACGGATCGGCGGCGGGAAGCTGGTGGTGGCGCTGCAGCCGGCGATCCTCGAGACCGACCCGGCGGCGGCGCGCGAGACCGCCCGGAGCACCGGCCTGCTGTCCATGCCGGGCTCGCCCTACATCCGCTCGCTCACGGAACTGGGCTACACGGAGGCCGACCTCGAGGACGGCGGCAGCGACGAGGTCCTCGACGCCTGCTTCGCCCGGGGCGGCGAGGAATCGATCGCCCGGCGCGTCCGGGCGCACCTGGACGCGGGCGCCGACCACGTCGCCGTGTCGGTGCTCGCCCCCGACCTCGCGTCGGCCGCCGGCCTGTACGAACGCCTCGCGCCCGCGCTGCGGGACGCCTGA